One region of Quercus lobata isolate SW786 chromosome 2, ValleyOak3.0 Primary Assembly, whole genome shotgun sequence genomic DNA includes:
- the LOC115978076 gene encoding probable acyl-activating enzyme 6, whose translation MEELRPRKANSSPLTPLGFLERAATVYGDCTSVIYNTTTYTWSQTYRRCLQVASSIASLGIKRGHVVSVIAPNIPAMYELHFAVPMSGDILNNINTRLDARTISVLLRHSESKLVFVDHLASSLILQALSLFPPNTQRPQLVLITDDDDDGGEALSSSSSSTVDFCCAYESMVEKGDPEFKWDEDQFSEWDPMILNYTSGTTSSP comes from the coding sequence ATGGAAGAGTTGAGGCCAAGAAAAGCAAACTCATCGCCTCTAACCCCACTAGGCTTTCTAGAAAGAGCAGCCACTGTGTACGGTGACTGCACTTCCGTCATCTACAACACCACCACCTACACGTGGTCACAGACCTACCGTCGATGTCTCCAAGTAGCCTCATCAATCGCATCGCTCGGCATCAAGAGAGGCCACGTGGTGTCTGTCATAGCCCCCAACATCCCGGCCATGTACGAGCTCCACTTCGCTGTGCCCATGTCCGGTGATATCCTCAACAACATCAACACACGCCTCGACGCCCGTACGATCTCTGTACTCCTCCGCCACAGCGAATCAAAACTCGTCTTCGTTGATCACCTGGCTTCCTCTCTCATCCtccaagctctctctctcttcccgcCCAATACTCAACGCCCTCAACTCGTCCTCATCAccgacgatgatgatgatggtggtgaggCTCTctcttcctcatcatcatccaCCGTTGATTTTTGCTGCGCGTACGAGAGTATGGTGGAGAAAGGTGATCCTGAATTCAAGTGGGACGAAGACCAATTCTCGGAGTGGGACCCGATGATATTGAACTACACTTCGGGTACAACGTCTTCTCCGTAA
- the LOC115966902 gene encoding probable acyl-activating enzyme 6 has product MGATNICLRKFDGPIIFDLIKKHGVTHMCGAPVVLNMLTNSPNNEKLQNPVQILTAGAPPPAAVLFRTESLGFVVSHGYGLTETAGLVVSCAWKRKWNRLPASERARLKSRQGVKIIGMTEVAVVDAESGASVKPDGLTLGEVVFRGGSVMLGYFKDPEGTSKCMTENGLFYTGDVGVMHPDGYLEIKDRSKDVIISGGENLSSVEVESLLYTHPAINEAAVVARPDEFWGETPCAFVSFKERLKSKPSEKEIMEFCRAKLPHYKVP; this is encoded by the coding sequence ATGGGTGCGACCAATATCTGCCTTCGCAAATTCGATGGACCAATAATCTTTGATCTTATCAAAAAACATGGTGTGACTCACATGTGCGGTGCACCTGTGGTGCTGAACATGTTAACAAACTCACCCAacaatgaaaagcttcaaaacCCAGTTCAGATTCTCACAGCAGGGGCTCCACCACCAGCTGCCGTGCTGTTCAGGACCGAGTCGTTGGGTTTTGTGGTGAGTCATGGCTACGGGTTGACTGAAACGGCTGGACTCGTTGTTTCGTGTGCGTGGAAACGAAAGTGGAATCGTTTGCCAGCGAGTGAAAGAGCGAGGCTAAAGTCTAGACAAGGAGTGAAGATTATTGGGATGACTGAAGTGGCCGTTGTGGATGCTGAGTCAGGAGCGAGTGTGAAACCAGATGGGTTAACACTCGGTGAAGTTGTATTCAGAGGTGGGTCAGTGATGCTTGGTTATTTCAAAGACCCAGAGGGTACCTCTAAATGTATGACAGAGAATGGTTTGTTTTACACTGGTGATGTGGGAGTAATGCACCCAGATGGGTATTTGGAGATCAAAGATAGGTCCAAAGATGTGATCATAAGCGGTGGAGAGAATTTGAGCAGTGTGGAAGTTGAGTCTCTGCTTTATACACATCCAGCGATTAACGAAGCAGCTGTGGTGGCTCGGCCCGATGAGTTTTGGGGTGAGACACCTTGTGCTTTTGTGAGCTTCAAGGAAAGGTTGAAATCGAAGCCGAGCGAGAAGGAGATTATGGAGTTTTGTAGAGCTAAATTGCCGCACTATAAGGTGCCTTAG
- the LOC115975932 gene encoding 40S ribosomal protein S5 — MADVVVAPPAPEKPITQDAILPHNDVKLFNRWTFEDVQVSDISLSDYVGVVAAKHATYVPHTAGRYSVKRFRKAQCPIVERLTNSLMMHGRNNGKKLMAVRIIKHAMEIIHLLTDLNPIQVIVDAVVNSGPREDATRIGSAGVVRRQAVDISPLRRVNQAIYLLTTGARESAFRNIKTIAECLADELINAAKGSSNSYAIKKKDEIERVAKANR, encoded by the exons atggcGGATGTTGTGGTTGCTCCACCAGCTCCTGAGAAACCTATCACCCAAGATGCAATTCTACCCCACAACGATGTCAAGCTCTTCAATCGCTGGACCTTTGAGGACGTtcag GTTAGTGACATATCTTTGAGTGATTACGTAGGCGTGGTTGCTGCCAAGCATGCAACCTACGTCCCGCATACAGCTGGGAGGTACTCAGTCAAGCGTTTCAGGAAAGCCCAGTGCCCAATTGTGGAGAGGCTTACAAACTCTCTGATGATGCATGGGCGAAATAATGGGAAAAAGCTGATGGCAGTGAGGATTATAAAGCATGCAATGGAGATTATTCACTTGCTGACAGACCTTAATCCCATCCAAGTTATTGTTGATGCTGTGGTCAATAG TGGACCAAGGGAAGATGCTACTCGTATTGGCTCAGCTGGAGTTGTCAGGCGTCAGGCTGTGGATATTTCTCCACTTCGACGTGTGAATCAGGCTATCTATCTCCTTACTACAGGTGCTCGTGAATCTGCTTTTAGGAACATCAAGACAATTGCAGAATGTTTGGCTGATGAACTTATTAATGCTGCAAAGGGATCATCAAACAG TTATGCCATTAAAAAGAAGGATGAGATTGAGAGAGTTGCAAAGGCAAACCGATGA
- the LOC115975930 gene encoding probable acyl-activating enzyme 6, which yields MEELRSRKANSTPLTPLGFLERAATVYGDCTSVIYNTTTYTWSQTHRRCLQLASSLSSLGIKRGQVVSVIAPNIPAMYELHFAVPMSGAILNSINTRLDARTISVLLRHSESKLVFVDHLASSLILQALSLFPPNTQRPQLVLITDDDDDDGGGEALSSSTVDFCCTYESLVEKGDPEFKWDEDQLSEWDPMILNYTSGTTSSPKGVVHCHRGIFFVTVTSIVDWGVPKQPVYLWTLPMFHANGWSFPWGMAAMGATNICLRKFDGPIIFDLIKKHGVTHMCGAPVVLNMLTNSPNNEKLQNPVHILTAGAPPPAAVLFRTESLGFAVSHGYGLTETAGLVVSCAWKRKWNRLPASERARLKSRQGVNIVGMTEVDVVDAESGVSVKRDGLTLGEVVLRGGAVMLGYFKDPEGTSKCMKENGWFYTGDVGVMHPDGYLEIKDRSKDVIISGGENLSSVELESVLYTHPAINEAAVVARPDEYWGETPCAFVSLKERLTSKPSEKEIMEFCRAKLPHYMVPKTVVFKDELPKTSTGKIQKFVLRDIAKAMGSSRVSRM from the coding sequence ATGGAAGAGTTGAGGTCAAGAAAAGCAAACTCAACACCTCTAACCCCACTAGGCTTCCTAGAAAGAGCAGCCACTGTGTACGGTGACTGCACTTCCGTCATCTACAACACCACCACCTACACGTGGTCACAGACCCACCGTCGATGTCTCCAACTAGCCTCATCGCTATCATCGCTCGGCATCAAGAGAGGCCAAGTGGTGTCTGTTATAGCCCCCAACATCCCCGCCATGTACGAGCTCCACTTCGCTGTGCCCATGTCCGGTGCTATCCTCAACAGCATCAACACGCGCCTCGACGCTCGTACGATCTCCGTACTCCTCCGCCACAGCGAATCAAAACTCGTCTTCGTTGACCACCTGGCTTCCTCTCTCATCCtccaagctctctctctcttcccacCAAATACTCAACGCCCTCAACTCGTCCTCATCaccgatgatgatgatgatgatggtggtggtgaagCTCTCTCTTCCTCCACCGTTGATTTCTGCTGTACTTATGAGAGTTTGGTGGAGAAAGGTGACCCTGAATTCAAGTGGGACGAAGACCAATTATCGGAGTGGGATCCGATGATATTGAACTACACTTCGGGTACAACCTCTTCTCCGAAAGGTGTAGTTCACTGTCACAGAGGTATATTCTTCGTCACCGTTACTTCTATTGTAGATTGGGGTGTACCAAAGCAGCCTGTTTATTTGTGGACCCTACCTATGTTCCACGCTAATGGATGGAGCTTTCCGTGGGGAATGGCAGCAATGGGTGCGACCAATATTTGTCTTCGCAAATTCGATGGACCAATAATTTTTGATCTCATCAAAAAACATGGTGTGACTCACATGTGCGGTGCACCTGTGGTGCTAAACATGTTAACAAACTCACCCAacaatgaaaagcttcaaaacCCAGTTCATATTCTCACAGCTGGAGCTCCACCACCAGCTGCTGTGCTGTTTAGGACCGAGTCGTTGGGTTTTGCGGTGAGTCATGGCTACGGGTTGACTGAAACGGCTGGACTCGTTGTTTCGTGTGCGTGGAAACGAAAGTGGAATCGTTTGCCAGCGAGTGAAAGAGCGAGGCTAAAGTCTAGACAAGGAGTGAATATCGTTGGGATGACTGAAGTGGATGTTGTGGATGCTGAGTCTGGAGTGAGTGTGAAACGGGATGGGTTAACACTCGGTGAAGTTGTACTCAGAGGTGGGGCAGTGATGCTTGGTTATTTCAAAGATCCAGAGGGTACCTCTAAATGTATGAAAGAGAATGGTTGGTTTTACACTGGCGATGTGGGAGTTATGCATCCAGATGGATATTTGGAGATCAAAGATAGATCCAAGGATGTGATCATAAGCGGTGGAGAGAATTTGAGCAGTGTGGAACTTGAGTCTGTGCTATATACACATCCAGCGATTAATGAAGCAGCTGTGGTGGCTCGGCCTGATGAGTATTGGGGTGAGACACCTTGTGCTTTTGTGAGCTTGAAGGAAAGGTTGACATCGAAGCCGAGTGAGAAGGAGATTATGGAGTTTTGTAGAGCTAAATTGCCGCACTATATGGTACCTAAGACGGTGGTGTTTAAGGATGAGCTGCCAAAGACTTCGACTGGGAAGATTCAGAAGTTTGTGCTCAGAGACATTGCCAAGGCCATGGGTTCCTCAAGGGTGAGTCGGATGTAG